From the genome of Symphalangus syndactylus isolate Jambi chromosome 13, NHGRI_mSymSyn1-v2.1_pri, whole genome shotgun sequence:
CAGGCTACTGGATCCCAACAGGAGTGGGTGCTGTGCTTCGGGCTGCATGGGTCCAGGAGCAAATTTAAAGGTAAGGatcaggccgggcactgtggctcacgcctgtaatcctagcactttggaaggccaaggcggccggatcatctgaggtcaggagtccgacaccagcctgaccaacatagtgaatcccggtatctactaaaatacaaaaaaattaggcataatagcggacacctgtagtcccagctacttgggaggctgaggcaggagaatcaattgaacccaggaggtggaagttgcagtggccgagatggcgccactgcactgcagcctgggccacagagcgaggctcagctgtctctaaataaataaataaataaataaataaataaataaataaagctaaggATTAGGTGTTGGTGGGCAGGATCCATTGGGATGTTGGTTTGTTGGTTCTGATCCTGACTCCTCATTCTTGCTTCTGCAGAATGTCTCAGGATAATGACACATTGAGGAGAGAGTGAGTAGGGAAACAGATGGGTAAGGGGTGGAGGTGGAAAGGGCTGGGGACCCCATGCACTCAGCTCTGGCCTCATAACCATGTTTGCAGGTTCAGCACCATGGGCCTTGCAGGAAGGGGCTGGGGACCTGGACTCCTGTGTCCTAAAGGGACGGGGCTAGGGTGCAGAATTCTGGGTCTgaaagagaaggggttgggggccCCAGACTCCTGAATCCTGAGACAGGAGGGACCTGGGATCTCTGGGTCCTGGCTTCTGTGGGTCAGTGCCAGGAGAAAGGGCCCTATAACTGGTGGAGCAGGCTCAGGTTCTGCACCTTCTGTGACCTCACAGGTGCCCAGAACCCAAGCCGAGATAGGGGCAGGATGGGGGATGGAGGGGCTCTCTTGGGCAACAGAGGTTCCCTGTGCACTGTCACCATGAGCCTGCGTCTCTCTCAGCATCCTGGGGCATGAGCTCGCTGCTATGAGGCTGCAGAAGCTGGAACAGCAGGTATTGTGCCCAGGAATCTTGCCACTCCAACTCTTCCGCCTTCTGTGCCTCCCCAGGGGCCTCTCCACCAGGTCTTGCTCTAGGACTCCCGGCCTGTGTTGGCTGTCTCTCATCCTTGAGTTTTCCTactgagaaatgagaaaataggaatttggggctgggcagggtagctcacagctgtaatcacagcactttgggatgctgaggtgggcggatcacttgacgtcaggagttcaagaccagcctggccaacatggcgaaaccctgtctcaactaatacaaaaaaaattagccaggtgtggtggcaggcgcctgtaatcccagctactcgggaggctgaggcaggagaatcgtttgaacccgggaggcggaggctgcagtgagcggagatcgtggtactgcactccagcctggtcgatagagccagactctgtctcaaaaagaaaaaaaaaagaaaggaaaaagaaaagaaaataggaattGGGGGTCCTAAAGAAGCAAACAAACCCTTGTGATGAATTTCTAAGGAACAAGGCTTCTAGAAGGCAGGACTCCTGGGTcctgggggaggagaggagagggtgtCAGGACTCTCGGATCTGAGTCCAAGGGTGGAATGAGGGAGAAGCAGCTGAAGAACTGAGGGCCCGGACACCTGCGCCCCAGTGGAGGAAGGGGTTCACGAACTCTCCGCCGATGCGAGCCCTtgccccaggccccacctcacTTCTGTCTTCCCATCTGGTTCCTGCCCCCGACACCCACCTCTCCCATTTCCCCAGCGGCGGCTGCTTGAAAAGAAGCAGCGACAGAAGCGCCAGGACCTCCTCATGGTTCACGTCAATCCTGACGCTTGCCCGTGGCGTTGGCGCTCCTGTCTGCGGAAGGAGCGCCTTTTAGGTGACAAAGGTGACCAAAGGCAGGGGCTTTTGTCCTGGAGGCTCCGCCTGGGGGCGTTCGCCTGGAGGGGAGGGGCCTGTGGAAGTCTGTGGGCGGGGCCTAGTGGATGAAGGGGTGGAGCCTTAGGGTGGGGACTTGGTAGTGGATGGGGGCGGGCCTTGGCCCAGGAGAGCTTTAGAAAAGGGCCTGTGGGCGCCCAGGGGAGAGGCTTGTGGGGGCCCCCGCGGCAGGACCTGTGAGGGAGGGGTTCGGGGCGGGTCTACAGAGCGCAGGGGTGGGACATGGTACAACCAGCAGGGGAAAGGGGCAAGAGAATGTGATGATTGGGCTTGGTGGTGGAGCCTGGGAAAGCCGggacccccaccccaaccccggGATTGCGGAGACGGGGTCTAGGGGTCCGGGGCGGGGCGTGGTCTCATTGCGAGAGCCTGGTGCGAGATTGTTTACGTGCGGACCCGCAACAATCCAGCGGCAGGGCTGTGCTTGTTTGAGCCTTAGAACGCAGTTTGGGACCTGGGTCTCAAGGTGGTCCGCGAAAcaggggtgattttttttttcttttttgagacggagttcagCTCTTGTTGCCAAAGCTGTACTGcgatggcgggatctcggctcaccgcaacctccgtctcccgggttcaagcgattcttctgcctcagcctcccgagtagctgggattacaggcatgcgccaccatgctcggctaatttttttttttttttttttttttttgagacggagtctcgctctttcacccaggctggagtgcagtggcaccatcttggctcactgcaggctccgtcccccgggattcacgccattctcctgcctcagcctcccgcgtagctgggactacaggcgcccgccacctcgcccggctaattttttgtatttttagtagagacggggtatacccggctaattttatatttttattagagacggtgtttctccatgttggtcaggctggtctccaactcctgacctcaggtgatccgcctgcctcggcctcccaaagtgctgggattgcaggcgtgagccacagcgcccagcggGGGTGATATTTGGGAGCCCAGTGACGGGTGGATTTTGGTTGAGGACCGGAATTTGTAGATCGTTTTCACGGGCTCGCTGCACCTTCTCCCAGGCCTTGGGAACGCTTTCCTCTTGAAGAAAGTGTCAGAGGCACATCTGCCCTCTGGCATCCACAGTGCCCTGGGCACCGTGAGCTGTGGTGGAGATGGCAGGGTCGAGCGCCGCCTCCTGACACCGCGGACAGAAGTGGTATTTGCGAGTCCTTCGACCTCCTAGACCCCAGAACTCCGTCCCCACTAAAACCCAGGAGTCTGGGGCCTCAATCCATCTGTCCAAAATACTCAGGAGCTCAGGACCGCACCCACTCCTTCCTCACACCAAGGAGTTCAGGTCCTGAGCCTCCTCCCAGCATCCAGAAATCcagctctcccttccttccttactcAGTGTTCAGGAATCCCGGTCTCCAGTCCCCTTTCTTATCCTGGCTCCCAGACAATTCCGATGCAGAATTGGAGGAAGTCTCCATGGAGAATGGTTCCGTCTCTCCCCCACCTTTTAAACAGTCTCCGAGAATCCAACGCAAGTGTTGGCAAGCCCGCCAACGACCTGGTAATTTAGGGGACATTGGGGTGAAACCTGGGATTTCCTGGTTCATGCAGCAAATCTTCCCCTTTCTTAGGTAGCAGCTTCACTGaagtataattcacataccatacaagtCACCCATTTAAAGTTTACAATTCCATGGTTTCCAGTACACAGTCGCCCCTCGGTATCTGCAGGTGACGTGTTCCAGGAACCCCACAGATACCAAGATCGGCAGACGCCAAAGTCCCTTATATACAATGGTGtaaaatttgcatataacctatgaaCATCCCCCCATATACTGTAAGTCATCTCTAGATAACTTATAACACCTAATACAGTATAAATGCAACGTAAatatttgttgctgttgttgttgggtgggagtctcactctgtcgcctaggctggagtgcagtggcgggatcttggctcactgcaacctccgcctcccaggttcaagctattctcctgcctcagcctcccaagtagctgggactacaggtgctcaccatcacgcccagctaatttttgtatttttagtaaagacagggtttcaccatgctggccagactggtcttaaactcctgacctcatgatccgcccacctcagcctcccaaagtgctgggattacaggcataagccatcacacctggcccgtaaatagctgttatactttatttttaaaaattttaaaaaataaagtgcctgtaattccagcactttgggaggctgaggctggttggtcacttgagtccaggaatttgagatcagcctggccaacatgatgaacccatgtctctactaaaaatacaaaaattagccaggcaagcgAGTGCAGgcttataatcccagatactccggaggccaaggcaagagaattgcttgaacccaggaggctgaggttgcagtgagccgagatcacgccactgtactccagcctgggtgacagagcaatactctgtctcaaagaaaaaaaaaaattgggtggccgggcgcggtggctcaagcctgtaatcccagcactttgggaggccgaggcgggcggatcacgaggtcaggagatcgagaccagcctggctaacacggtgaaaccccgtctctactaaaaatacaaaaaattagccgggcgtgttggcgggcgcctgtagtcccagctactcaggaggctgaggcaggagaatggcatgaacccgggaggcggagcttgcagtgagccgagatcgtgccactgcactccagcctgggcgacagagcgagactccgtctcaaaaaaaaaaaaaaaaaaaattggttctgTTAtttattgttgtcttgtttttcaatttttttcctgaatattttggGTCAGCAGTGGGGATGTGGAGCCTGTAGGATACGGGAAGCTAACTATATTTACATAATTCTGCAGccgtcaccacaatcaattttagaacatttgtaTCACCCCAGATAGAAATCCTGCattatggctgggtgcggtggctcactcctgtaatcccagcactttgggaggccaaggtgggtggatcacctgaggtcaggagttcaagaccagtctggccaacatggtgaaacccagtctctactaaaaatacaaaaattagctgggcgtggtggcatgcacctgtaatcctagctgctggggaggctgaggtggaagaattgtttgaacccaggagacagaggctgcagtaaactgagatcaggccactgcattccagccagggtgaaagagcgagactttgtctcaagaaaaaaaaaaaagagagaaagaaagaaatagtgcaTCAATTAGCAGTCACCTCTTTTCCATTtaccccagcccttggcaaccaccaatctCCATTGTCTTCTTAGATTTGGCTattctggggccaggcacggtggctcacgcttataataccagcactttgggaggctgaggcgggcggatcacgaggtcaggagatcgagaccacagtgaaaccccgtctctactaaaaatacaaaaaaaaaaaaaattagccgggtgtggtggtgggtgcctgtagtcccagctactcggagaggctgaggcaggagaatggcatgaacccgggaggcggagcttgcagtgagctgagactgcgccactgcactccagcctgggcgacagagcgagactccgtctcaagaaaaaaaaaaaacagatttggcTATTCTGTACATTTCacacaaatggaatcatatacatatgtggtcttttgtatgTGGCttctttcttcaatttcttttttttttttttttcttgagacagagtcttgctctgtctcccaggctggaatgcaatgggtgcgatcttggctcgctgcaacctctgcctcctgggttcaagcgattctcctgcctcagcctcccgagtagctggggttacaggcacgtgccaccatgcccggctaattttttgtgttttttagtagagacggggtttcaccatgttggcacagctggtctcaaactcctgaacttgtgatctgcctgcctcggcctcccaaagtgctgggattacaggcgtgagccactgcacctggcctctttttctttgagatggtgtgtcactatgttgcctaggctggtcttgaactcctgggctcaagtgatcctctcaccttggcttctcaaagtgctgggattacgggtgtgagccaccatgtgtcTTCATTCACCTCATTcacctaacaattttttttttttttttgagacggagtctcactctgtcacctaggctgtgtggggaaaagaaagagagatcagatcgTTACtttgtctatgtagaaaaaggaagacataagaaactccattttgatctgtactaagaaaaactgttctgctttgagatgctgttaatctgtaactcttgtcccaaccctgtgctcacaaaaacatgtgttgtattgACTCAAAGTTTAAGggatttagggctgtgcaggatgtgctttggTAAAAATGGTTTTGCAGGCAGTATGCTTTGTgaaagtcattgccattctccGTTCTCTGTTAACCAGAGACATAATACACTGTGGAAGGCTGCAGGGACCGCTGcccaagaaagcctgggtattgTCCAGGAATCCCCCCACTGAGagagcctgagatatggcctcgtgggaagggaaagacctgaccgtcccccagcccgacacccataaagagtctgtgctgaggaggattagtgaaaGAGAAAGGCCTCTATGCAGTTAAGaagaaggcatctgtctcctgcacGTCTCTGGAAATGGAATGACTCAGTGTAAAATCGACCagacacgaggtcaggagatcgagaccacggtgaaaccccgtctctactaaaaatacaaaaaattagccgggtgtggtggcaggcgcctgtagtcccagctactcggagaggctgagccaggagaatggcgtgaacccgggaggcggagcttgcagtgagccgagattgcgccactgcactccagcctgggcgacagagcgagactccgtctcaaaaaaaataaataaataaaaaataaagcgaCCAGACAttctattctgagataggagaaaaccaccTTATGGCTGGAGGCAAGGCATCATGGCGGCAACACTGCTCTTTACTGCGCTGGGATGTTTAtgtaaagttaaacataaatcCAGCCTATGTGCACATCCAGGCACAGcacctttccttaaacttatttatgacacagagtcttttgttcacatgttttcctgctgaccctctccccaccatCACCCTATAGTCACACTGCATTCCCCTCACCGAGATAGTAAAgatagtgatcaataaatactgacggaactcagagaccagtgctGGTGCAGGTCCTCACTTGCTCAGCACCGGttccctgggcccacttttcttcctctatactttgtctctgtgtcttctttcttctctcagtcTCTCGTCTCCACCTTGCGAGAAATACTCATGGGTGTGGAGGAGCAGGGCcccttcaggctggagtgcagtggcacgatctcggctcactacaacctctgctgctgggtttaagcgattctccttcctcagcctctgagtagctggaactacaggtgcacactgccatgccctgttaatttttgtatttttagtagagactggtttcactatgttggccaggctggttttgaactactgacttcatgatccgcccacctctgcctcccaaagtgctgggattacaggcatgagccaccgcccctggcccacctaacaattttttttttttttttttgagacagtctcgccgtgttgcccaggctggagtgcagtggcatgatctcggctcactgcaagctccgcctcccgggttcacgccattctcctgcctcagcctcccaagtagctgggactacaggcgccggccaccatgcccggctaatttttttttttttttgtatttttagtagagacggggtttcaccgtgtttgccaggatggtctcaatctcctcacctcgtgatctgcctgccttggcctcccaaagtgctgagattacaggcgtgagccactgtgactggccataAAATTTTAAGGTTCATCCGTGTGGTAGtattatcagtacttcattcctttttattcccttataatattccattgtggtgacatttccttttattttcatgaGATGGCCAACGATTTCAATGACAGAATTATTATCACCCCAAACTCCATCCCCCCATCTTCAGTCTCTGTGATGCCTTGTCTGAGATAAGGAAAAGGGAAGACTCTAACCCCTCCCTGTCCTTAGATCCAGGGTAATCAGAAACTCTGGCCCTTGTAGACTTCTGTgcacctggaggaggaggaggatgttcCAAGTGAGGGCGCTGAGTAACGAGCAGGGACTGAGAACCCAGGAGTTCTGGCCTTCTCTGGCTAGCACTGATGATGGTGTCCTACACTCCTGGGACCCAGCTGTCCTGAGCTTAGTCCAGGCTTCTTTCATCCTTTAGGGACCCGTGCAGAGGGTAAGAGTGACTCCCAGGATGTCGGAGATGCATACAAGTCACCCAATGTGGGACCAAACCCTGGAATGGATGGTGACTGGGTATATGAAAACTTGGCCTTCCAAAAGGTAGGAAAATGCACAATCACTCAGGATATTGGAAGAGGAGGGCTAGCCTCGGACCTTTGGTGAGGGTGGGGCTAAAATTCTCCTGCCCAATCAGAAGCTCTTTTTCCTGGTGGTGATTAAGCTAGCAGAGACtcatgtgtgtgcgtgcgtgcgtgcgtgcgtgcgtgtgtgtgtgtgtgtaccattCATCAAATCGGAGGATTTGGCTTGACATGGACATGGCCATTCAAATACAGTTtatggcatggtagctcacgcctgtaatcccagcactttaggaggctgaggtgggcagatcacttgaggtcaggagttcgggaccagcctggccaacgtggtgaaaccctgtctctagtaaaatacaaaaattagccgggtgtggtggcgcacactggtaatcccaactactcaggaagctgaggcaggagaagcacttgaacccgagaggcggaggttgcagtgagctgagattgcactccagcctgggagacagagtgagattgtccaaaaaaaaaaaaaaaaaaggtgcagccTTCTTGGAAAGACAGTGAGCTTCAAAAAGGGCAGAACACTGATCGAAAAGGGCCAATTGCGGGCCAGAagctgtgactcacgcctgtaatcccagcactttggaagaccgaggcaggcagatcacctgaggtcaggagttccagaccagcttggccaacttggtgaagccccgtctctattaaaaatacaaaacttagccgggcatggtggtgcaagcctgtaatcttagctactcgggaggctgagggagaattgcttgaacttgggaggcggaggttgcagtgaaccgagactgagccactgcactccagcctgggcgacagagcgaaactccgtctcaaaaaataaaagggccAATTGGCACTCACTTTGGTGTTGGTGAAAGTGCAGTAGATGGTTTCTCTTGAGGGTAGATCTGGGCTGTGTTATATTATGCAGATCAAACCAACAGCCATTTTAACGGAATGGGCCTTGCTTTCAAAAAGGAATTTTCCAATCAGCAGGTGGAATGGGTGTGGCTGCCGAGGAAAGCGAATAGACTGGCCAGTCAACAGAGGAGGGCGTGGCTGGCTGGACTGAATGAGATTTTTGACCAATAAGCAGAAAATGTGGATGGGCAAGGGCGGGACCCTAGGGCTGGGATGGCCAATCAGTAGTGAGCAAGGCTGGTGGGGGCGGTTGTCCCTCGACTTTAAATTTGGTGCCTGGGCTAGGAAGAAGActtggaaaagaagagagaggccTCGGAGTCTACGGGGACGAACTCCTCAGCAGCAACCAACGAAGAGTTGTCCAAGGCCCTGAAAGGCGAGGGCGGCACGGACAGCGACCATATGAGGCACGAAGCCTCCTTGGCAATCCGCTCCCCCTGCTCTGGGCTGGAAGAGGACATGGAAGCCTACGTGCTGCGGCCAGCGCTCCCGGGCACCAGGATGCAGTGCTACCTCACCCGTGACAACCGCAGCGTGGACAACGGCTTGTTCCCCCTCTACTACCTCTACCTGGAGACCTCTGACAGCCTGAAGGTGCAGTCGGCCGGCCCAACAGCCTTGGGAGtaagcccccacctcccaggcaaAATCCCACTCCTTTCTGAGCTaggtcaagaccagtctggggccgagcgcagtggctcacgcctgtaatcccagcactttgggaggctgaggcgggtgtatcacctgaggtccggagttcaaaaccagcctgaccaatatggtgaaaccccgtctccactaaaaatacaaaaattagccaggcgtggtggcgggtgcctgtagtcccagctactcaggaggctgagacaggagaatcgcttgaacctgggaggtggaggttgcagtgagctgagatcgcatcactgcactccagcctaggcgacagagcaagactccatctcaaaacacgaaaccaggccgggcgcggtggctcacgcttgtaataccagcactttgggaggccgaggcgggtggatcacgaggtcaggagatcgagaccacagtgaaaccccgtctctactaaaaatacaaaaaaaaattagccgggcgtggtggcgggcgcctgtagtcccagctactcggagaggctgaggcaggagaatggcgtgaacccgggaggcggagcttgcagtgagccgagatcgggccactgcactccagcctgggtgatagagcaagactccgtctcaaaaaaaaaaaaaacaaaaaacacgaaaccaaccaacaaacaaaaaaaaagcctggacaacatggcaaaaccccatctttacaaaaaatacaaaattggtcaggcgtggtggtatgtgcctgtagtccaagctactcgggaggctgaggtgagaggattgcttgagcctgggagttcgaggctgcagtgagacgtgatcacactactgcactccagcctaggcgacagagttagactctgcgtcaaaaaaaaaaaaaaaaaagggctgggcgcagtggctcacacttgtaatcctagcactttgggaggccgaggcgtgcagatcacaaggtcaggagtttgagaccagcctggccaacgtggcgaaacctcgtctctactaaaaatacgaaaattagccgggcgtggtggtgggcgcctgtaatcccagctactcaggagggtgaggcaggagaatgcttgaaactggaaggcggaggttgcaatgagctgagattgcgccactgcactccagcctgggcgaaagagtgaaactccacctcaaaaaagaaaaaaaaaggccaggcacggtggttcacgcttgtaatctcagaattttggaggccaaggcaggtggatcatttgagctgatgagttccagatcagcctgggcagcatggtggaaccctgtctctacaaaaaataataataataataattagccacgtgtggtggtgcccacctgtagtcccagctacttgggaggctgaggtgggaaaatggcttgagtccaggaggtggagatttcgtgtcaaaaaaaaaaaaatagtctggaTCCTCCTTCACTGAGCCTTCCTTGCTATAAGCTCTCAGGCCTCACCCAATCCTGAGATAAATCCTGCCCCCTGCAACCAGGCTCCTCCTCTCACAAATTTGTCTTGCCAGATCCAAGCCTCACTTCTGTCAATCTAGTCTTTCTGGCCTTTACCCTGCAAGTATGGTCTCCTCTCCTCGGGGTATCCTCTCTCCCCCTAGAAAGAGGTTTTTTGCCCTACTCAGAGCCAAACCCATTTTTCTCGGTGAAATGCCTACCAAAGTCCTGCTGCAATATTGCAAGCAAGGGTGCCCCCCATTCTCCAAAGCCAGACCCTTCCTGggctaagcttcaactctgaacCCATAGGCGGAAAGAATGAGGAGGAGATATTAAGACAGGAAGCTTCCATTCAGGACCCAGCTGATGGCTTCCCTCAGTGAGAACCACATTTCCCAgtaagtctttttatttatttatttatttttgagacggagtcttgctctgtcacccagtgcagtggcacgatctcggctcaccgcaagctccgcctcccaggttcacgctattctcctgcctcagccttccgagtagctgggactacaggtgcccgccaccacacctggcttattttttgtatttttagtagagacggggtttcaccatgttagccaggatggtctcgatctcctgacctcgtgatccgcccaccttggcctcccaaagtgctgggattacaggtgtgagccaccacgcccagcctcccagTAAGTCTTGAGAAGCTTGTTGTGCCATCACTGGCTCCTCCATCATGGGACATGACCTTTCCTTGTCTTTGGACCCCTAGCTCTAACCAGCTACCAGAAGtccattctttgtttctttttcattattttttatttttgttttgagatggagtctcgctctattgcccaggctggagtgcagtggtgctatctcagctcactgcaacctctgccccctgggttcaagcaattctcctgccttagcctccctaccagctgggattacaggcacgcactaccacgcctggctattttttttttatttttagtagagacagggtttcaccatgttggccaggctggtcttgaactcctgacctcaagtgatctgcctgcctcagcctcccaaagtgcagggattacaggcatgagccaccacacccagcatccaGAAGTCCATTCTAATAGACTGTTCCTCTCATCCATAGCACTTCCTCCTGGCTGCGCGAAAGAGCAGAAGGAGCAAAACTTCTAATTACCTCATCTCCCTGGATCCTGCACACCTATCTCGGGATGGGAACAACTTCGTGGGCAAAGTCAGGTGGGCAGAGCTCTGACGTGGTGAGGAGCAGGTAGCAGGGAGCTTGGGGACAGGGGGACTCCATTTCCCAGCAGGCCACAGAGCATACCTTCCACCTGTTCAGGGACCAGAAGAACTGAAGGGTTTGGAACATAGGCTGGCAGTTAAGGCATTTGACTCCTTGAGAGGCAAGGGACTGGGACTCCTAACTTTCTGTGGGAAAAGAGGCCTGGAATGTGTGAATTATTGCATCCAAAAAGGAAG
Proteins encoded in this window:
- the TULP2 gene encoding tubby-related protein 2 isoform X3, whose product is MSQDNDTLRRDILGHELAAMRLQKLEQQRRLLEKKQRQKRQDLLMVHVNPDACPWRWRSCLRKERLLGDKDNSDAELEEVSMENGSVSPPPFKQSPRIQRKCWQARQRPGTRAEGKSDSQDVGDAYKSPNVGPNPGMDGDWVYENLAFQKEEDLEKKREASESTGTNSSAATNEELSKALKGEGGTDSDHMRHEASLAIRSPCSGLEEDMEAYVLRPALPGTRMQCYLTRDNRSVDNGLFPLYYLYLETSDSLKVQSAGPTALGHFLLAARKSRRSKTSNYLISLDPAHLSRDGNNFVGKVRSNVFRTTFTIFDNGVNPDREHLIRNTARIRRELGAVCYEPNILGYLGPRKMTVILPGTNSQNQRINVRLLNEQESLLSRYHRGDKQGLLLLHNKTPSWNKENGVYMLNFHGRVTRTSVKNFQIMDPNHQEHLVLQFGRVGPDTFTMDFCFPFSPLQAFGICLSSFN
- the TULP2 gene encoding tubby-related protein 2 isoform X4 yields the protein MSQDNDTLRRDILGHELAAMRLQKLEQQRRLLEKKQRQKRQDLLMVHVNPDACPWRWRSCLRKERLLGDKVFRNPGLQSPFLSWLPDNSDAELEEVSMENGSVSPPPFKQSPRIQRKCWQARQRPGTRAEGKSDSQDVGDAYKSPNVGPNPGMDGDWVYENLAFQKEEDLEKKREASESTGTNSSAATNEELSKALKGEGGTDSDHMRHEASLAIRSPCSGLEEDMEAYVLRPALPGTRMQCYLTRDNRSVDNGLFPLYYLYLETSDSLKVQSAGPTALGHFLLAARKSRRSKTSNYLISLDPAHLSRDGNNFVGKVRSNVFRTTFTIFDNGVNPDREHLIRNTARIRRELGAVCYEQESLLSRYHRGDKQGLLLLHNKTPSWNKENGVYMLNFHGRVTRTSVKNFQIMDPNHQEHLVLQFGRVGPDTFTMDFCFPFSPLQAFGICLSSFN
- the TULP2 gene encoding tubby-related protein 2 isoform X2; this encodes MSQDNDTLRRDILGHELAAMRLQKLEQQRRLLEKKQRQKRQDLLMVHVNPDACPWRWRSCLRKERLLGDKVFRNPGLQSPFLSWLPDNSDAELEEVSMENGSVSPPPFKQSPRIQRKCWQARQRPGTRAEGKSDSQDVGDAYKSPNVGPNPGMDGDWVYENLAFQKEEDLEKKREASESTGTNSSAATNEELSKALKGEGGTDSDHMRHEASLAIRSPCSGLEEDMEAYVLRPALPGTRMQCYLTRDNRSVDNGLFPLYYLYLETSDSLKVQSAGPTALGHFLLAARKSRRSKTSNYLISLDPAHLSRDGNNFVGKVRSNVFRTTFTIFDNGVNPDREHLIRNTARIRRELGAVCYEPNILGYLGPRKMTVILPGTNSQNQRINVRLLNEQESLLSRYHRGDKQGLLLLHNKTPSWNKENGVYMLNFHGRVTRTSVKNFQIMDPNHQEHLVLQFGRVGPDTFTMDFCFPFSPLQAFGICLSSFN
- the TULP2 gene encoding tubby-related protein 2 isoform X1, which produces MSQDNDTLRRDILGHELAAMRLQKLEQQRRLLEKKQRQKRQDLLMVHVNPDACPWRWRSCLRKERLLGDKGLGNAFLLKKVSEAHLPSGIHSALGTVSCGGDGRVERRLLTPRTEVVFAMFRNPGLQSPFLSWLPDNSDAELEEVSMENGSVSPPPFKQSPRIQRKCWQARQRPGTRAEGKSDSQDVGDAYKSPNVGPNPGMDGDWVYENLAFQKEEDLEKKREASESTGTNSSAATNEELSKALKGEGGTDSDHMRHEASLAIRSPCSGLEEDMEAYVLRPALPGTRMQCYLTRDNRSVDNGLFPLYYLYLETSDSLKHFLLAARKSRRSKTSNYLISLDPAHLSRDGNNFVGKVRSNVFRTTFTIFDNGVNPDREHLIRNTARIRRELGAVCYEPNILGYLGPRKMTVILPGTNSQNQRINVRLLNEQESLLSRYHRGDKQGLLLLHNKTPSWNKENGVYMLNFHGRVTRTSVKNFQIMDPNHQEHLVLQFGRVGPDTFTMDFCFPFSPLQAFGICLSSFN